The following proteins come from a genomic window of Spea bombifrons isolate aSpeBom1 chromosome 10, aSpeBom1.2.pri, whole genome shotgun sequence:
- the CBFB gene encoding core-binding factor subunit beta isoform X1, whose protein sequence is MPRVVPDQRSKFENEEFFRKLSRECEVSPGDGGHRGQRIKYTGFRDRPHEERQARFQNACRDGRSEIAFVATGTNLSLQFFPANWQGEPRQAPTREYVDFERESGKVYLKAPMILNGVCVLWKGWIDLQRLDGMGCLEFDDDRAQHEDALAQQAFEEARRRNREFEDRDRSHREDMEARRQQDPTSGLGGGDDLKLR, encoded by the exons ATGCCACGGGTTGTCCCAGACCAGAGAAGCAAATTTGAGAACGAGGAGTTCTTCCGGAAGCTGAGTCGTGAATGTGAGGTGAGCCCAGGAGATGGTGGTCATAGGGGGCAGCGG ATTAAATACACCGGTTTCCGGGATCGGCCCCACGAGGAGCGCCAGGCGCGCTTTCAGAACGCGTGCCGGGATGGCCGCTCGGAAATA GCGTTCGTGGCCACAGGAACCAACTTATCGCTGCAGTTCTTCCCAGCCAATTGGCAGGGAGAGCCACGGCAGGCTCCCACCCGCGAATATGTGGATTTCGAAAGAGAATCCGGGAAG GTTTACCTGAAAGCTCCGATGATTCTGAACGGCGTGTGTGTGCTGTGGAAAGGCTGGATCGACCTCCAGAGGCTGGACGGGATGGGGTGTCTGGAGTTCGATGACGACAGAGCGCAG CATGAAGACGCTCTGGCACAGCAGGCTTTTGAGGAAGCCCGCAGGAGAAACCGTGAGTTCGAAGACCGAGATCGCTCTCACCGGGAGGATATGGAG GCTCGACGGCAGCAGGATCCCACCTCTGGGCTGGGCGGCGGTGACGATCTGAAGCTCCGTTAA
- the CBFB gene encoding core-binding factor subunit beta isoform X3, which produces MPRVVPDQRSKFENEEFFRKLSRECEIKYTGFRDRPHEERQARFQNACRDGRSEIAFVATGTNLSLQFFPANWQGEPRQAPTREYVDFERESGKVYLKAPMILNGVCVLWKGWIDLQRLDGMGCLEFDDDRAQHEDALAQQAFEEARRRNREFEDRDRSHREDMEARRQQDPTSGLGGGDDLKLR; this is translated from the exons ATGCCACGGGTTGTCCCAGACCAGAGAAGCAAATTTGAGAACGAGGAGTTCTTCCGGAAGCTGAGTCGTGAATGTGAG ATTAAATACACCGGTTTCCGGGATCGGCCCCACGAGGAGCGCCAGGCGCGCTTTCAGAACGCGTGCCGGGATGGCCGCTCGGAAATA GCGTTCGTGGCCACAGGAACCAACTTATCGCTGCAGTTCTTCCCAGCCAATTGGCAGGGAGAGCCACGGCAGGCTCCCACCCGCGAATATGTGGATTTCGAAAGAGAATCCGGGAAG GTTTACCTGAAAGCTCCGATGATTCTGAACGGCGTGTGTGTGCTGTGGAAAGGCTGGATCGACCTCCAGAGGCTGGACGGGATGGGGTGTCTGGAGTTCGATGACGACAGAGCGCAG CATGAAGACGCTCTGGCACAGCAGGCTTTTGAGGAAGCCCGCAGGAGAAACCGTGAGTTCGAAGACCGAGATCGCTCTCACCGGGAGGATATGGAG GCTCGACGGCAGCAGGATCCCACCTCTGGGCTGGGCGGCGGTGACGATCTGAAGCTCCGTTAA
- the CBFB gene encoding core-binding factor subunit beta isoform X4 — protein MPRVVPDQRSKFENEEFFRKLSRECEVSPGDGGHRGQRIKYTGFRDRPHEERQARFQNACRDGRSEIAFVATGTNLSLQFFPANWQGEPRQAPTREYVDFERESGKVYLKAPMILNGVCVLWKGWIDLQRLDGMGCLEFDDDRAQHEDALAQQAFEEARRRNREFEDRDRSHREDMEPFSLV, from the exons ATGCCACGGGTTGTCCCAGACCAGAGAAGCAAATTTGAGAACGAGGAGTTCTTCCGGAAGCTGAGTCGTGAATGTGAGGTGAGCCCAGGAGATGGTGGTCATAGGGGGCAGCGG ATTAAATACACCGGTTTCCGGGATCGGCCCCACGAGGAGCGCCAGGCGCGCTTTCAGAACGCGTGCCGGGATGGCCGCTCGGAAATA GCGTTCGTGGCCACAGGAACCAACTTATCGCTGCAGTTCTTCCCAGCCAATTGGCAGGGAGAGCCACGGCAGGCTCCCACCCGCGAATATGTGGATTTCGAAAGAGAATCCGGGAAG GTTTACCTGAAAGCTCCGATGATTCTGAACGGCGTGTGTGTGCTGTGGAAAGGCTGGATCGACCTCCAGAGGCTGGACGGGATGGGGTGTCTGGAGTTCGATGACGACAGAGCGCAG CATGAAGACGCTCTGGCACAGCAGGCTTTTGAGGAAGCCCGCAGGAGAAACCGTGAGTTCGAAGACCGAGATCGCTCTCACCGGGAGGATATGGAG CCCTTCTCTTTGGTGTAG
- the CBFB gene encoding core-binding factor subunit beta isoform X2: MPRVVPDQRSKFENEEFFRKLSRECEVSPGDGGHRGQRIKYTGFRDRPHEERQARFQNACRDGRSEIAFVATGTNLSLQFFPANWQGEPRQAPTREYVDFERESGKVYLKAPMILNGVCVLWKGWIDLQRLDGMGCLEFDDDRAQHEDALAQQAFEEARRRNREFEDRDRSHREDMEVRVLRPRCP, from the exons ATGCCACGGGTTGTCCCAGACCAGAGAAGCAAATTTGAGAACGAGGAGTTCTTCCGGAAGCTGAGTCGTGAATGTGAGGTGAGCCCAGGAGATGGTGGTCATAGGGGGCAGCGG ATTAAATACACCGGTTTCCGGGATCGGCCCCACGAGGAGCGCCAGGCGCGCTTTCAGAACGCGTGCCGGGATGGCCGCTCGGAAATA GCGTTCGTGGCCACAGGAACCAACTTATCGCTGCAGTTCTTCCCAGCCAATTGGCAGGGAGAGCCACGGCAGGCTCCCACCCGCGAATATGTGGATTTCGAAAGAGAATCCGGGAAG GTTTACCTGAAAGCTCCGATGATTCTGAACGGCGTGTGTGTGCTGTGGAAAGGCTGGATCGACCTCCAGAGGCTGGACGGGATGGGGTGTCTGGAGTTCGATGACGACAGAGCGCAG CATGAAGACGCTCTGGCACAGCAGGCTTTTGAGGAAGCCCGCAGGAGAAACCGTGAGTTCGAAGACCGAGATCGCTCTCACCGGGAGGATATGGAGGTGAGAGTTTTACGGCCGCGCTGCCCGTAA
- the CBFB gene encoding core-binding factor subunit beta isoform X5, with the protein MPRVVPDQRSKFENEEFFRKLSRECEIKYTGFRDRPHEERQARFQNACRDGRSEIAFVATGTNLSLQFFPANWQGEPRQAPTREYVDFERESGKVYLKAPMILNGVCVLWKGWIDLQRLDGMGCLEFDDDRAQHEDALAQQAFEEARRRNREFEDRDRSHREDMEVRVLRPRCP; encoded by the exons ATGCCACGGGTTGTCCCAGACCAGAGAAGCAAATTTGAGAACGAGGAGTTCTTCCGGAAGCTGAGTCGTGAATGTGAG ATTAAATACACCGGTTTCCGGGATCGGCCCCACGAGGAGCGCCAGGCGCGCTTTCAGAACGCGTGCCGGGATGGCCGCTCGGAAATA GCGTTCGTGGCCACAGGAACCAACTTATCGCTGCAGTTCTTCCCAGCCAATTGGCAGGGAGAGCCACGGCAGGCTCCCACCCGCGAATATGTGGATTTCGAAAGAGAATCCGGGAAG GTTTACCTGAAAGCTCCGATGATTCTGAACGGCGTGTGTGTGCTGTGGAAAGGCTGGATCGACCTCCAGAGGCTGGACGGGATGGGGTGTCTGGAGTTCGATGACGACAGAGCGCAG CATGAAGACGCTCTGGCACAGCAGGCTTTTGAGGAAGCCCGCAGGAGAAACCGTGAGTTCGAAGACCGAGATCGCTCTCACCGGGAGGATATGGAGGTGAGAGTTTTACGGCCGCGCTGCCCGTAA